One segment of Parvularcula sp. IMCC14364 DNA contains the following:
- the hutI gene encoding imidazolonepropionase has product MWDTLLVNVNLATMDTNRAAPYGAVQNAALAIKDGLIDWLGPEAELSDAPGELARNVLDLDGKWATPGLIDCHTHLVFGGARASEYEMRLNGASYEEIARAGGGILSTVKATRSAPKETLYAAALSRLNALQSEGVTTVEIKSGYGLDLESEMKMLEVARDLGKKDSVEVVTTFLGAHALPPEYAQDREGYINLVCEEMIPAVARAGLADAVDAFCETIGFSTAETERVFKAARTCGLPVKLHAEQLSDSSGSQLAARYNALSVDHLEYLSPEGVTAIATTNTVAVLLPGAFYFLKETQTPPVQALRQASVPLAVATDCNPGSSPVTSPLLAMNMACTLFGLTPEEALTGMTRNASQALALSDKVGTLSKGKSADIALWNIATPAELSYWLGYNPLAGLFKAGREIFTWQHTQTEAEHIHG; this is encoded by the coding sequence ATGTGGGATACGCTGCTGGTCAATGTCAATCTGGCAACCATGGACACAAACCGTGCTGCACCATATGGCGCGGTACAAAACGCTGCCCTTGCCATCAAGGATGGCCTGATTGACTGGCTCGGCCCGGAAGCTGAGTTGTCCGATGCGCCCGGAGAGCTTGCACGCAATGTGCTGGACCTTGATGGCAAATGGGCAACGCCTGGTCTGATTGATTGCCATACCCATCTTGTTTTTGGCGGAGCGCGCGCCAGCGAATATGAGATGCGACTCAACGGTGCCAGCTATGAGGAGATTGCCCGCGCCGGTGGGGGCATTCTCTCCACTGTGAAGGCCACCCGCAGCGCTCCGAAAGAAACTCTTTATGCAGCCGCCTTGTCGCGTCTGAACGCATTGCAGTCAGAAGGTGTTACAACCGTTGAAATAAAATCAGGCTACGGACTTGATCTCGAATCAGAAATGAAAATGTTGGAAGTGGCACGCGACCTTGGCAAGAAGGATAGCGTGGAGGTGGTGACAACTTTTCTGGGCGCACATGCCCTACCCCCGGAATATGCGCAGGACCGTGAAGGGTATATCAATCTTGTCTGCGAAGAGATGATTCCGGCTGTGGCCCGCGCCGGACTGGCTGATGCCGTAGACGCGTTTTGCGAAACAATCGGCTTCAGCACTGCCGAAACCGAGCGTGTGTTCAAAGCGGCCAGAACTTGCGGCCTGCCGGTCAAACTGCACGCAGAGCAACTTTCCGATAGTAGCGGCAGCCAGCTTGCGGCACGCTACAACGCGCTGTCTGTCGATCATCTTGAATATCTCTCACCCGAAGGGGTCACAGCCATTGCCACCACCAATACGGTGGCCGTGTTATTGCCCGGCGCGTTTTACTTCCTGAAAGAAACGCAGACACCGCCCGTTCAAGCCCTGCGACAGGCGAGCGTGCCGCTGGCTGTGGCCACGGACTGCAACCCTGGCTCTTCGCCCGTCACTTCGCCCTTGCTGGCAATGAACATGGCCTGCACTCTTTTTGGTCTGACCCCGGAAGAAGCCCTGACCGGCATGACACGCAACGCCTCACAGGCGCTTGCGCTAAGCGATAAAGTGGGCACCCTGAGCAAGGGAAAATCAGCAGATATCGCTCTATGGAATATCGCAACGCCCGCCGAACTGAGTTACTGGCTTGGCTACAATCCCCTTGCAGGCCTGTTCAAGGCTGGTCGTGAAATTTTCACCTGGCAGCATACACAAACAGAGGCTGAGCACATCCATGGCTGA
- the hutH gene encoding histidine ammonia-lyase, whose amino-acid sequence MAEVLLSENSVPLAGLSQLYRDPYKLVLDKKLQQSVKKAHSIVADAAKGNAAVYGVNTGFGKLAQTRISATDLATLQRNLILSHASGVGDLMPVTLTRLMMALKLISLTRGASGVSWDLILLLTNMLEKQVTPCVPAQGSVGASGDLAPLAHMAATMIGEGDAWYREEKLPAAQALQKAGLAPITLGPKEGLALINGTQFSTAYALAAWFDTWDIACAAIVTGALSTDAAMGSPAPFRAEIQSLRGHSGQIDVARTLRTLLEGSIIRETHREDDERVQDPYCLRCQPQVMGACFGLLRHVACVLETEANAVTDNPLVLTQTGEILSGGNFHAEPVAFAADQLALAIAEIGSIAQRRIAMLVDPAMSFGLPAFLSPSPGVNSGFMIAEVTSAALMSENKQKAAPCSVDSTPTSANQEDHVSMAAHAARRLTGMNDNLAHIIGIEWLIAAQGVELRAPLTTSPALQNTINALRLRVPGLKEDRLMAPDIATATTALRQGTLIKSVPAEIFPSPETPT is encoded by the coding sequence ATGGCTGAAGTCCTATTATCAGAAAACAGCGTGCCGCTCGCCGGATTGTCACAGCTCTATCGGGATCCATACAAACTTGTCCTCGATAAAAAACTGCAACAGTCAGTAAAAAAAGCACATTCCATTGTGGCTGATGCAGCAAAAGGCAACGCCGCTGTTTACGGCGTCAATACAGGCTTTGGCAAACTCGCACAGACGCGCATCTCGGCCACAGACCTTGCGACCTTGCAGCGCAACCTGATCCTCTCTCATGCCAGCGGCGTGGGGGACCTGATGCCGGTGACGCTCACGCGGTTGATGATGGCCCTAAAACTTATCTCACTGACAAGAGGCGCTTCCGGCGTGAGTTGGGACCTGATCCTGCTTTTGACGAACATGCTGGAGAAGCAGGTGACGCCTTGCGTGCCGGCACAAGGGTCCGTCGGCGCGTCCGGCGATCTGGCACCACTGGCGCATATGGCTGCAACCATGATCGGTGAAGGTGACGCGTGGTACAGGGAAGAAAAGCTGCCCGCAGCGCAGGCGTTACAGAAAGCCGGACTGGCGCCCATCACCCTTGGGCCCAAAGAAGGGCTTGCACTTATCAATGGCACTCAGTTCTCCACCGCCTATGCGCTGGCAGCCTGGTTTGACACCTGGGATATCGCCTGCGCGGCGATTGTCACCGGCGCCCTCTCCACTGATGCGGCGATGGGATCACCCGCCCCATTCAGGGCTGAAATCCAGAGCCTGCGCGGCCACAGCGGACAGATAGATGTCGCCCGGACGCTCCGTACCCTGCTGGAAGGGTCCATCATTCGCGAAACACACCGTGAAGATGACGAGCGTGTGCAGGACCCATATTGCCTGCGCTGCCAGCCACAGGTCATGGGGGCCTGTTTCGGCCTTCTGCGCCATGTGGCTTGCGTGCTTGAAACCGAGGCGAATGCGGTAACAGACAACCCGCTCGTCCTGACACAAACCGGCGAGATACTCTCAGGCGGGAATTTCCATGCCGAACCAGTGGCGTTCGCTGCGGACCAGCTAGCGCTCGCCATCGCCGAGATCGGCTCCATTGCCCAGCGCCGTATCGCCATGCTGGTGGACCCGGCAATGAGTTTTGGCCTGCCGGCCTTTCTCAGCCCTTCTCCGGGTGTCAATTCCGGCTTCATGATCGCAGAAGTAACCAGCGCCGCGCTGATGTCGGAAAACAAACAAAAGGCCGCGCCTTGCAGCGTCGATTCAACTCCCACCAGCGCCAATCAGGAAGACCATGTTTCCATGGCCGCACACGCCGCGCGTCGTCTGACAGGCATGAATGACAATCTCGCCCATATCATCGGCATTGAATGGCTGATCGCGGCGCAGGGCGTGGAGCTGCGCGCGCCGCTCACCACAAGCCCGGCCTTGCAGAACACGATCAACGCCCTGCGGTTGCGTGTTCCGGGCCTGAAAGAAGATCGCCTCATGGCCCCTGATATTGCCACTGCAACCACCGCTTTACGACAGGGTACACTGATAAAAAGTGTGCCTGCTGAGATATTTCCTTCACCGGAGACACCAACATGA
- a CDS encoding arginase family protein, with product MVNGPSANDWPSIAGLLADHPEAAVALLGAGLAEGCVTPGRCDLAPPVFRQALRRISTYDLEAGLDLSGLAVHDAGDLALAGLSPAACFEPVSGAVQNLGAKHALVCLIGGNNAVTRPGVHGIDAGLKKVGLLTLDAHFDLRPTDGGLINGNPVSALLEDGLPGQHIVQIGLAPFANTKAMHDRALDAGITVRTLADCRQQGVVELVSEGLKQLSQRCDAIYVDFDIDVIERSQLPGAPGGRPGGLSVCDFLAAARVVGQHEKVRAVDLTEFDPSLDVSDISALVAGRWFAEILAGFAMRHKG from the coding sequence GTGGTAAATGGACCCTCTGCAAATGACTGGCCGTCCATCGCGGGACTGCTCGCAGACCATCCCGAGGCGGCCGTGGCGTTGTTGGGGGCGGGTCTGGCAGAAGGCTGCGTGACACCGGGGCGCTGTGACCTTGCGCCTCCGGTATTTCGCCAGGCACTGCGCCGCATCAGCACGTATGACCTTGAGGCGGGCCTCGATCTGTCTGGTCTTGCGGTCCATGATGCGGGTGATCTGGCGCTGGCTGGCCTGTCTCCGGCGGCCTGTTTTGAACCGGTTTCTGGTGCGGTGCAAAATCTTGGGGCAAAACATGCTCTGGTTTGCCTGATTGGCGGCAATAATGCTGTGACTAGGCCAGGGGTACACGGAATTGATGCTGGGCTGAAAAAAGTTGGTTTGCTGACACTCGATGCCCATTTCGATTTGCGCCCGACAGATGGGGGGCTGATAAACGGCAATCCGGTCAGCGCCTTGCTTGAAGACGGTTTGCCGGGGCAACATATCGTGCAGATCGGGCTTGCGCCATTTGCCAATACGAAAGCCATGCATGACAGGGCGCTGGACGCAGGCATCACTGTCAGAACCCTGGCAGATTGTCGGCAACAGGGCGTTGTCGAACTGGTGTCTGAAGGGCTGAAACAGCTGAGCCAGCGTTGTGACGCTATCTATGTGGACTTCGATATCGATGTTATTGAGCGCAGCCAGTTGCCCGGCGCTCCCGGTGGCAGGCCAGGTGGCCTCAGCGTCTGCGACTTTCTGGCTGCCGCCCGTGTGGTCGGGCAACATGAGAAGGTGAGGGCCGTAGACCTGACGGAGTTTGATCCCTCCCTTGATGTGAGCGATATTTCTGCGCTGGTGGCCGGGCGCTGGTTCGCTGAAATCCTTGCCGGTTTTGCCATGCGGCACAAGGGGTGA
- a CDS encoding DUF1800 family protein has protein sequence MTRKASALAAFEDPYCNPFTQDAQGPDAICLETGLRLQDIPESYARQVWLAAGRSTQAPQAPDSRLDFIDVPEPVGFSMADYQARKIQPVISDNTARQRAGGPVAADRRPGGTGKPHPPAGLPPVPTGLPGNGTVTTEGIVATNRFGLGALPGELEEASGNPQQWLKDQLTYDAVRMPFAMPESHECVLLRMGVFDDPNLQEVVVPAIDKLESLRQKNRTPGIPEIDDVLDAQNYQGKLFFQEIRLRDFMACTTRAPFAERLVRFWTNHFAITANANTQTMVGDFERTVSRRFYLGKFSNLIVRATLHQGMLNFLNNVESVGPNSPYGVTIGNPPANENLAREVLELHSLGSEGGYTQADVEELANALTGCIHGFAFHGAERVGRFLFEPLLHEPGERTFLGKQYAEDNESAGQAIAILNDIARHPATIARLCRKIAAHFTADTPPQGLVDNLITVWEQTDGELGAIYKALVDNPLSWDNSLEKFKTPNDLLNSAARAVGKEHVFGDNEQSREYLLYLLYLDLGQFPFTPPTPEGWSDDGPDWAQPSPMMARMQWANQVASRLGTIKPGDLLNDTVGPDISEDTAFWTGGAATPQQGLTLAFMSPEFQRR, from the coding sequence ATGACACGCAAAGCTTCGGCGCTGGCTGCTTTTGAAGACCCGTATTGCAATCCGTTCACGCAGGACGCGCAAGGCCCTGATGCAATCTGCCTTGAGACTGGCCTGCGCCTTCAAGACATTCCGGAAAGTTATGCCCGTCAGGTCTGGTTGGCAGCTGGCCGCTCAACGCAGGCGCCACAGGCCCCGGACAGCAGACTGGACTTCATTGACGTACCGGAACCGGTCGGATTTTCGATGGCAGACTATCAGGCACGCAAGATACAGCCTGTTATATCTGACAATACAGCGAGGCAGCGCGCTGGCGGCCCGGTCGCGGCAGACCGGCGGCCCGGTGGCACTGGCAAACCGCACCCGCCTGCCGGCCTGCCGCCCGTACCAACCGGCCTGCCCGGCAACGGCACAGTCACCACAGAGGGCATTGTCGCGACCAACCGCTTTGGTCTTGGCGCGCTGCCGGGGGAGCTGGAAGAAGCTTCAGGAAACCCGCAACAATGGCTGAAAGATCAGCTCACGTATGATGCGGTCCGCATGCCCTTTGCCATGCCGGAAAGTCATGAATGTGTACTCTTGAGAATGGGCGTTTTCGATGATCCCAACCTGCAGGAAGTCGTTGTACCCGCCATCGACAAGCTGGAATCATTGCGCCAGAAAAACCGGACACCGGGCATTCCCGAAATCGACGATGTGCTCGATGCGCAGAATTATCAGGGCAAACTGTTCTTTCAGGAAATCAGATTGCGCGATTTCATGGCCTGCACCACAAGGGCACCCTTCGCAGAAAGGCTGGTGCGTTTCTGGACCAATCATTTTGCGATCACCGCCAATGCCAACACTCAGACGATGGTCGGGGATTTTGAACGCACGGTGTCGCGCCGGTTTTATCTTGGCAAGTTTTCAAACCTGATAGTCCGGGCGACTCTGCATCAGGGCATGCTGAACTTTTTGAACAATGTCGAATCTGTGGGGCCAAACTCTCCCTATGGCGTCACCATTGGTAATCCGCCTGCGAATGAGAACCTTGCCCGTGAAGTGCTGGAACTCCACTCCCTTGGCTCTGAGGGCGGTTACACACAGGCGGATGTTGAAGAGCTCGCCAATGCCCTGACGGGCTGCATTCATGGCTTTGCCTTCCACGGGGCAGAGCGTGTTGGACGGTTCCTGTTTGAGCCGTTGCTGCATGAACCAGGCGAGCGTACTTTCCTCGGCAAACAGTATGCTGAGGATAATGAAAGCGCTGGCCAGGCAATTGCCATTCTCAATGATATTGCCCGCCATCCCGCCACGATTGCGCGCCTGTGCCGGAAGATTGCGGCTCACTTTACAGCCGACACACCGCCACAGGGCCTTGTAGACAATCTAATTACCGTCTGGGAACAAACAGATGGTGAATTGGGCGCCATCTATAAGGCGCTGGTAGACAATCCCCTCAGCTGGGATAATTCCCTTGAAAAGTTCAAGACACCGAATGACCTCCTGAATTCAGCCGCGCGGGCCGTTGGCAAGGAACATGTCTTTGGCGATAATGAGCAGTCCCGTGAATATCTGCTTTATCTTCTTTACCTTGATCTCGGTCAGTTCCCGTTTACGCCGCCCACCCCCGAAGGATGGTCCGATGACGGACCGGACTGGGCCCAGCCCTCCCCCATGATGGCCCGAATGCAATGGGCCAATCAGGTGGCCAGCAGGCTTGGCACCATCAAACCGGGCGACCTGCTGAACGATACCGTAGGGCCGGATATATCAGAAGACACCGCATTCTGGACGGGCGGGGCTGCAACGCCGCAACAGGGGCTGACGCTTGCTTTCATGAGCCCGGAATTTCAAAGGAGATAA
- the hutU gene encoding urocanate hydratase, translating into MSDRRKNSREVKAPHGSALTCKSWQTEAPYRMIMNNLDRDVAENPDELVVYGGIGRAARTWGDFDRITKALEKLELDETLLVQSGKPVGVFRTHEDAPRVLIANSNLVPEWATWDHFNELDKKGLMMYGQMTAGSWIYIGTQGIVQGTYETFVEAGRQHYNGDLGGKWILTAGLGGMGGAQPLAATMAGASCLAVECNPESIDFRLRTKYLDEKAASLDEALAIIEKSHAADKPVSVGLLGNAADIFPEIAARGIRPDMVTDQTSAHDPVNGYLPQGWTLAQWRDMRERDPKTVEKAARAAMKIHVAAMLQFWHQGIPTLDYGNNIRQVARDEGLENAFDFPGFVPAYIRPLFCRGVGPFRWAALSGDPEDIYKTDAKVKELLPDNQHLHNWLDMARERISFQGLPARICWVGLGDRHRLGLAFNDMVASGELSAPVVIGRDHLDSGSVASPNRETEAMKDGSDAVSDWPLLNALLNTASGATWVSLHHGGGVGMGYSQHAGMVICADGTQDAARRLERVLWNDPATGVMRHADAGYDEALDCAREKDLNLPGIHT; encoded by the coding sequence ATGAGTGACCGACGCAAAAACAGCCGCGAGGTAAAAGCACCGCATGGGTCTGCCCTTACCTGCAAGTCATGGCAGACAGAAGCGCCCTATCGCATGATCATGAACAATCTCGACCGCGATGTCGCTGAAAACCCGGATGAACTCGTGGTCTATGGTGGTATCGGCCGTGCTGCACGCACATGGGGTGATTTTGACCGCATCACCAAGGCACTTGAAAAACTGGAATTGGATGAAACCCTGCTGGTACAATCCGGCAAACCGGTCGGCGTCTTTCGCACCCACGAAGACGCACCGCGCGTGCTCATCGCCAATTCAAACCTGGTGCCGGAATGGGCCACCTGGGATCACTTCAATGAGCTCGATAAAAAAGGCCTGATGATGTATGGCCAGATGACCGCAGGCTCGTGGATTTACATCGGCACACAAGGCATCGTTCAGGGTACTTATGAAACCTTCGTAGAGGCTGGCCGCCAGCATTATAATGGCGACCTCGGCGGCAAATGGATCCTGACAGCCGGACTTGGCGGCATGGGCGGGGCGCAGCCACTGGCCGCGACCATGGCCGGTGCGTCCTGTCTCGCGGTCGAGTGCAACCCGGAGAGTATAGATTTCCGTTTACGCACGAAATATCTCGACGAGAAAGCCGCGTCACTGGATGAAGCACTGGCGATCATCGAGAAGTCTCATGCCGCCGACAAGCCCGTTTCCGTTGGCCTGCTTGGCAATGCGGCAGACATTTTCCCGGAAATTGCAGCGCGCGGCATCCGGCCTGACATGGTCACTGACCAGACATCCGCCCATGATCCGGTGAACGGCTATCTGCCGCAGGGTTGGACACTGGCGCAATGGCGCGACATGCGCGAGCGTGACCCCAAAACTGTAGAAAAAGCTGCCCGTGCCGCCATGAAAATCCATGTGGCCGCGATGCTGCAGTTCTGGCATCAGGGCATTCCAACCCTCGATTACGGTAATAATATCCGCCAGGTCGCACGAGATGAGGGCCTGGAGAACGCTTTTGATTTTCCCGGATTTGTTCCGGCCTATATCCGCCCGCTTTTCTGTCGCGGCGTTGGTCCCTTCCGGTGGGCGGCCTTGTCCGGTGATCCGGAGGATATCTACAAAACCGATGCGAAAGTGAAGGAATTACTGCCGGACAATCAGCACCTGCATAACTGGCTGGATATGGCACGTGAGCGGATCAGTTTTCAGGGACTGCCTGCCCGTATCTGCTGGGTGGGACTGGGCGACCGGCACCGGCTGGGCCTGGCCTTCAACGACATGGTGGCTTCGGGTGAATTATCAGCACCAGTTGTAATCGGACGGGACCATCTGGATTCCGGCTCTGTCGCCTCACCCAATCGCGAAACAGAAGCCATGAAGGATGGCTCGGATGCGGTCTCCGACTGGCCACTCCTCAACGCCCTGCTGAACACGGCAAGCGGTGCGACCTGGGTTTCCCTGCATCATGGCGGCGGCGTCGGCATGGGCTATTCCCAACATGCCGGCATGGTGATTTGCGCAGACGGCACGCAAGATGCCGCCCGTCGCCTAGAGCGCGTGCTCTGGAACGATCCCGCCACTGGCGTCATGCGCCACGCCGACGCAGGCTACGACGAAGCACTTGACTGCGCCCGGGAAAAAGACCTGAACTTGCCGGGGATACATACTTAA
- a CDS encoding DUF1501 domain-containing protein, which produces MSHFIMNRRAVLLGLSSSLAAVSFGGPAVAQTGIAGKKFVFVILRGGMDGLGAMIPTTDQFYEGLRKQYALESGQLLPLDANFGLNPFMPNFHALAQNGEALLMHAVGAPMNTRSHFDDQEGLERGVSDLGDALDGWLNRALVAMGAEAEGIAVGISLPQVLRGEASIVQFSPANFPDVDSDTLNRIVRMTANDSLIGPPSAEIVEDTLDGRFDLDVGADASDFEKAAAILVDQDPQLASIVVIQVNGWDTHTGADPLGNFGVGGLLGSLDDGLQVLKDGLGAEWSNTAVVALSEFGRRVELNSSLGFDHGTGGLALMTGGAINTSGGPVIGDFPGLSPSQLHEGRDLAVATDCRAIFKGIMRDHLALDLNVLNTDIFPDSADIAPLSGLIG; this is translated from the coding sequence ATGAGCCATTTCATCATGAACCGCCGTGCCGTTCTCCTTGGACTTTCAAGTTCACTGGCCGCCGTCAGCTTTGGGGGACCAGCCGTGGCCCAGACGGGTATTGCCGGCAAGAAATTCGTATTCGTAATCCTGCGCGGTGGCATGGATGGCCTCGGGGCCATGATTCCCACTACGGATCAGTTCTATGAAGGGTTGCGCAAGCAATATGCCCTTGAGTCAGGTCAGCTCCTGCCACTGGATGCCAATTTCGGGTTGAACCCGTTTATGCCAAATTTTCACGCCCTCGCCCAGAATGGCGAAGCACTGTTGATGCACGCGGTTGGCGCGCCAATGAATACCCGTTCCCACTTTGACGATCAGGAGGGGTTGGAGCGCGGCGTTTCTGACCTCGGGGATGCGCTGGATGGCTGGCTCAACCGGGCGCTGGTCGCCATGGGCGCCGAGGCCGAGGGCATTGCCGTGGGCATTTCCCTGCCGCAGGTGTTACGCGGCGAGGCAAGCATAGTACAATTCTCACCAGCGAATTTCCCCGATGTGGACTCTGATACCTTGAACCGTATCGTCCGTATGACAGCAAATGACAGCCTGATTGGTCCGCCTTCAGCAGAAATTGTCGAGGATACGCTGGATGGCCGCTTTGATCTGGACGTCGGGGCGGATGCCTCTGATTTCGAGAAAGCAGCGGCAATCCTCGTGGATCAGGATCCGCAGCTTGCCAGCATCGTCGTCATCCAGGTGAACGGCTGGGACACCCATACGGGGGCTGACCCACTGGGCAATTTCGGTGTCGGTGGATTGCTGGGCAGTCTGGACGACGGCCTACAGGTGTTGAAAGACGGTCTCGGGGCGGAATGGTCCAACACCGCTGTTGTTGCTCTGTCAGAATTTGGTCGCCGGGTTGAACTGAATTCCTCCCTCGGCTTCGACCATGGTACAGGCGGGCTTGCCCTCATGACAGGCGGCGCGATCAATACTTCAGGCGGCCCTGTGATCGGCGATTTCCCCGGCCTCAGTCCCAGCCAGCTTCACGAGGGCCGCGACCTTGCTGTTGCCACGGATTGCCGGGCAATTTTCAAAGGCATCATGCGTGACCATCTCGCACTTGATCTGAATGTGCTGAATACGGATATTTTCCCGGACAGTGCAGACATTGCTCCTTTGAGCGGATTGATTGGCTGA